Proteins encoded together in one Impatiens glandulifera chromosome 1, dImpGla2.1, whole genome shotgun sequence window:
- the LOC124921000 gene encoding pre-mRNA-processing factor 39-2-like isoform X2 encodes MEQSSDMEYTSAGNGVDSSSAGGVSEMATEELAAPLVTTTADNLNISSKTDNASSDSSHSTVFVSESKNDALGGGIGENGIHTDSGNGSIAGHQVVVDDTATLSPEEERLWSIVKTNSLDFNAWTALIEETEKVVENNIAKIQKVYDAFLLEFPLCYGYWKKYADHEARIGSVDRVMEVYERAVLGVTYSVDIWLHYCTFAINTYGDPETVRRLFERGLAYVGTDYLSSALWDKYIEYEYMQQEWPRLAMIYTRILENPIQQLDRYFNSFKELVSSRPLSELRTVEEATAATTISSEVGDHETKGEVDVSATEEFSKPVTASLAEAEELEKYIAIREEMFKKAKEFDSKIIGFEAAIRRPYFHVRPLNVAELENWHSYLGFIEAEGDFNKVVKLYERCVIACANYPEYWIRYVLCMEASGGMDLANNALARATQVFVKTQPEIHLFAARFKENSGDIEGARAAYQLLHTEISPGLIEATIKHANMEHRLGNLEDAFSVYEQAIAIEKGKEQSQTLPFLFAQYARFFHLVAGNVEKSREILNGALVNVQLSKPLLEALILLESMRPHPKQVEYLDALVERFINPTADNDNTASIAEREDLSSIFLEFLDLFGNAQIIKKADDRHAKLFLHQKITSSESRKRQAEDFLTSDRSKMAKAYTGTSPSVPAVVGAYPAAQTQWPAGYGSQAQVWPQGQQWNHPGYTQQAAYAAYGGSYANPPASVPQTTSYGAYPPANPVQPAFPQQAYAPPSAVAAPIQHQQPAAVPAPQAYYGNYYG; translated from the exons ATGGAACAATCTTCGGATATGGAGTATACATCAGCTGGCAATGGTGTTGATAGCTCAAGTGCTGGAGGGGTTTCTGAGATGGCAACTGAAGAATTGGCTGCTCCCCTGGTTACAACTACTGcagataatttaaatatttcttctAAGACAG ACAATGCTTCAAGCGATTCGTCACATTCCACTGTTTTTGTCAGTGAATCGAAGAATGATGCATTGGGTGGTGGTATTGGTGAGAATGGTATTCATACTGATAGCGGTAATGGATCTATTGCTGGACACCAAGTGGTGGTGGATGATACAG CAACACTATCTCCTGAAGAAGAACGGTTATGGAGCATAGTTAAAACAAATTCTCTGGATTTCAATGCATGGACTGCCCTAATTGAAGAGACAGAGAAAGTAGTGGAG AACAACATAGCAAAAATCCAGAAAGTGTATGATGCATTTTTATTGGAGTTTCCATTATGTTATGGCTACTGGAAGAAGTATGCAGATCATGAAGCACGCATTGGTTCTGTAGATAGAGTTATGGAGGTGTATGAACGAGCTGTTCTAGGAGTTACCTATTCTGTTGACATCTGGTTGCATTATTGTACCTTTGCTATAAATACATATGGAGATCCAGAGACTGTTAGGAG GTTATTTGAGAGAGGGTTAGCATATGTAGGAACTGATTATTTGTCATCAGCACTCTGGGATAAGTATATTGAGTATGAATACATGCAACAAGAATGGCCCCGTCTTGCTATGATCTACACACGGATTTTAGAGAACCCTATTCAGCAACTGGATCGTTATTTCAATAG CTTTAAAGAATTAGTCTCAAGCAGGCCACTATCAGAGTTGAGGACAGTTGAGGAAGCAACTGCTGCTACTACTATAAGTTCAGAAGTTGGTGACCATGAAACTAAAGGAGAAGTTGATGTTTCTGCCACAGAAGAGTTTTCTAAACCTGTAACTGCAAGCCTTGCAGAAGCTGAGGAGTTGGAGAAGTATATTGCCATTAGAGAAGAGATGTTTAAGAAAGCTAAAGAGTTCGATTCTAAGATCATTGGTTTTGAAGCAGCTATAAGGAGGCCATATTTTCATGTGCGCCCCCTCAATGTTGCAGAACTTGAAAATTGGCATAGTTATCTTGGTTTTATTGAAGCGGAGGGAGATTTTAACAAG GTGGTGAAGCTATATGAAAGATGTGTTATTGCTTGTGCAAATTATCCCGAATATTGGATACGTTATGTCCTGTGCATGGAGGCTAGTGGAGGTATGGATCTAGCAAACAATGCACTTGCTCGTGCTACTCAAGTGTTTGTCAAG ACGCAACCGGAGATTCATCTCTTTGCTGCTAGATTCAAAGAGAACAGCGGGGATATCGAAGGAGCACGTGCAGCATACCAACTTCTACATACTGAAATTTCTCCTGGTCTTATAGAAGCAACTATCAAACATGCAAACATGGAACATAGGCTG GGCAATCTGGAAGATGCTTTTTCTGTATATGAACAGGCCATTGCAATTGAGAAAGGGAAAGAACAATCACAAACTTTACCATTTCTTTTTGCACAATATGCTAGATTCTTTCATTTG GTTGCTGGAAATGTAGAAAAATCTCGCGAAATCCTTAATGGAGCGCTTGTGAATGTACAGTTATCAAAACCACTTTTAGAG GCTTTGATTCTTTTGGAATCTATGCGCCCACATCCAAAACAAGTTGAGTATTTAGATGCACTAGTGGAAAGATTCATTAATCCTACAGCTGATAATGATAACACTGCCAGCATAGCTGAGAGGGAAGATCTGTCAAGCATTTTCTTGGAG TTTCTAGATCTATTTGGCAATGCACAAATTATTAAGAAGGCTGATGATAGGCATGCAAAGCTCTTCCTGCACCAGAAGATCACATCATCAGAATCAAGAAAGCGTCAAGCAGAGGACTTTCTAACTTCTGACAGATCAAAGATGGCCAAAGCTTACACGGGTACCTCACCCTCTGTTCCTGCAGTAGTAGGCGCGTACCCGGCTGCACAAACCCAATGGCCAGCAGGTTATGGTTCACAGGCTCAAGTTTGGCCACAAGGACAACAGTGGAACCACCCTGGGTATACCCAACAG GCTGCATATGCAGCTTATGGAGGTAGCTATGCAAACCCACCAGCATCTGTGCCTCAAACTACTAGTTATGGTGCTTATCCTCCAGCAAATCCTGTCCAG
- the LOC124921000 gene encoding pre-mRNA-processing factor 39-2-like isoform X1, whose protein sequence is MEQSSDMEYTSAGNGVDSSSAGGVSEMATEELAAPLVTTTADNLNISSKTGPVSTIDGSNHDVANNSAIIGIPDNASSDSSHSTVFVSESKNDALGGGIGENGIHTDSGNGSIAGHQVVVDDTATLSPEEERLWSIVKTNSLDFNAWTALIEETEKVVENNIAKIQKVYDAFLLEFPLCYGYWKKYADHEARIGSVDRVMEVYERAVLGVTYSVDIWLHYCTFAINTYGDPETVRRLFERGLAYVGTDYLSSALWDKYIEYEYMQQEWPRLAMIYTRILENPIQQLDRYFNSFKELVSSRPLSELRTVEEATAATTISSEVGDHETKGEVDVSATEEFSKPVTASLAEAEELEKYIAIREEMFKKAKEFDSKIIGFEAAIRRPYFHVRPLNVAELENWHSYLGFIEAEGDFNKVVKLYERCVIACANYPEYWIRYVLCMEASGGMDLANNALARATQVFVKTQPEIHLFAARFKENSGDIEGARAAYQLLHTEISPGLIEATIKHANMEHRLGNLEDAFSVYEQAIAIEKGKEQSQTLPFLFAQYARFFHLVAGNVEKSREILNGALVNVQLSKPLLEALILLESMRPHPKQVEYLDALVERFINPTADNDNTASIAEREDLSSIFLEFLDLFGNAQIIKKADDRHAKLFLHQKITSSESRKRQAEDFLTSDRSKMAKAYTGTSPSVPAVVGAYPAAQTQWPAGYGSQAQVWPQGQQWNHPGYTQQAAYAAYGGSYANPPASVPQTTSYGAYPPANPVQPAFPQQAYAPPSAVAAPIQHQQPAAVPAPQAYYGNYYG, encoded by the exons ATGGAACAATCTTCGGATATGGAGTATACATCAGCTGGCAATGGTGTTGATAGCTCAAGTGCTGGAGGGGTTTCTGAGATGGCAACTGAAGAATTGGCTGCTCCCCTGGTTACAACTACTGcagataatttaaatatttcttctAAGACAGGTCCAGTTAGTACAATTGATGGTTCAAATCATGATGTGGCTAACAACAGTGCTATCATAGGGATTCCAGACAATGCTTCAAGCGATTCGTCACATTCCACTGTTTTTGTCAGTGAATCGAAGAATGATGCATTGGGTGGTGGTATTGGTGAGAATGGTATTCATACTGATAGCGGTAATGGATCTATTGCTGGACACCAAGTGGTGGTGGATGATACAG CAACACTATCTCCTGAAGAAGAACGGTTATGGAGCATAGTTAAAACAAATTCTCTGGATTTCAATGCATGGACTGCCCTAATTGAAGAGACAGAGAAAGTAGTGGAG AACAACATAGCAAAAATCCAGAAAGTGTATGATGCATTTTTATTGGAGTTTCCATTATGTTATGGCTACTGGAAGAAGTATGCAGATCATGAAGCACGCATTGGTTCTGTAGATAGAGTTATGGAGGTGTATGAACGAGCTGTTCTAGGAGTTACCTATTCTGTTGACATCTGGTTGCATTATTGTACCTTTGCTATAAATACATATGGAGATCCAGAGACTGTTAGGAG GTTATTTGAGAGAGGGTTAGCATATGTAGGAACTGATTATTTGTCATCAGCACTCTGGGATAAGTATATTGAGTATGAATACATGCAACAAGAATGGCCCCGTCTTGCTATGATCTACACACGGATTTTAGAGAACCCTATTCAGCAACTGGATCGTTATTTCAATAG CTTTAAAGAATTAGTCTCAAGCAGGCCACTATCAGAGTTGAGGACAGTTGAGGAAGCAACTGCTGCTACTACTATAAGTTCAGAAGTTGGTGACCATGAAACTAAAGGAGAAGTTGATGTTTCTGCCACAGAAGAGTTTTCTAAACCTGTAACTGCAAGCCTTGCAGAAGCTGAGGAGTTGGAGAAGTATATTGCCATTAGAGAAGAGATGTTTAAGAAAGCTAAAGAGTTCGATTCTAAGATCATTGGTTTTGAAGCAGCTATAAGGAGGCCATATTTTCATGTGCGCCCCCTCAATGTTGCAGAACTTGAAAATTGGCATAGTTATCTTGGTTTTATTGAAGCGGAGGGAGATTTTAACAAG GTGGTGAAGCTATATGAAAGATGTGTTATTGCTTGTGCAAATTATCCCGAATATTGGATACGTTATGTCCTGTGCATGGAGGCTAGTGGAGGTATGGATCTAGCAAACAATGCACTTGCTCGTGCTACTCAAGTGTTTGTCAAG ACGCAACCGGAGATTCATCTCTTTGCTGCTAGATTCAAAGAGAACAGCGGGGATATCGAAGGAGCACGTGCAGCATACCAACTTCTACATACTGAAATTTCTCCTGGTCTTATAGAAGCAACTATCAAACATGCAAACATGGAACATAGGCTG GGCAATCTGGAAGATGCTTTTTCTGTATATGAACAGGCCATTGCAATTGAGAAAGGGAAAGAACAATCACAAACTTTACCATTTCTTTTTGCACAATATGCTAGATTCTTTCATTTG GTTGCTGGAAATGTAGAAAAATCTCGCGAAATCCTTAATGGAGCGCTTGTGAATGTACAGTTATCAAAACCACTTTTAGAG GCTTTGATTCTTTTGGAATCTATGCGCCCACATCCAAAACAAGTTGAGTATTTAGATGCACTAGTGGAAAGATTCATTAATCCTACAGCTGATAATGATAACACTGCCAGCATAGCTGAGAGGGAAGATCTGTCAAGCATTTTCTTGGAG TTTCTAGATCTATTTGGCAATGCACAAATTATTAAGAAGGCTGATGATAGGCATGCAAAGCTCTTCCTGCACCAGAAGATCACATCATCAGAATCAAGAAAGCGTCAAGCAGAGGACTTTCTAACTTCTGACAGATCAAAGATGGCCAAAGCTTACACGGGTACCTCACCCTCTGTTCCTGCAGTAGTAGGCGCGTACCCGGCTGCACAAACCCAATGGCCAGCAGGTTATGGTTCACAGGCTCAAGTTTGGCCACAAGGACAACAGTGGAACCACCCTGGGTATACCCAACAG GCTGCATATGCAGCTTATGGAGGTAGCTATGCAAACCCACCAGCATCTGTGCCTCAAACTACTAGTTATGGTGCTTATCCTCCAGCAAATCCTGTCCAG